In Actinotignum schaalii, the sequence GGTATCGGCCAACGCCAGTCCGCGTTCGGTGGCGACGACGTAACCTCCGCGCACGCGCGGGCGGACAAATGCCGCGATTTTCGAGCCGGTGGCCAGGCGATCCACCCCGCCATCGCTACGCAGGGTGAGCAGGTCGCCGGCCAGCATATCCACGAAACGCAGCCCGCCCCAGCTGTCCGACCACACCGGGCCTTCGGCGTGGAAAGCAACGGCGTCGGTAATTTGTTCAAAAGCCATGCTCTCCAGGGTAGGCCAGTGCGCTCGGGCTGGCCAGCTGTACGGCGAGCGCGCCGGTTGGTTGGTTGCAGAGCGGGTGCGCCGGTTGGATAGTTGCACTGCGCGCGCCAGCTGGCTAGCTGTACGGCGGGCGCGCGTCCGTTTTACGCGGTGATGAAGCTCAGCACTCCGCTTGCGGCCAGCACGACGACGAGGGTCAGCAGCGCGAGCAGCCCGAGCGAATAGGCAGCTCCGCGGCGCAGCAGTTCCGGTTCGCTGCCCGGGGCGCGTCCCGCGGTGGCGGCAATCGCGAGGTTTTGCGGGCTGACGATTTTTCCGAGCCCGCCCCCGAGCTGATTGGCGGCCAGGAGGAGATGCGGGTCGATGCCGGCCCCGGCGGCCGCGGTGGCTTGCAGGTTCCCGAAGAGGGCCGCCGAGGAGGTAGCCGATCCGGTGACCGCGGTGCCGATCCACCCGAGGAAAGCGGAAAGCGCCGCGAAAGCGGTGCCGGCCAGGGCCATGAAGGCACCGATGGCCTGGGTTTGACCGGAGAAATTCATGACGTAGGCGAGGGCCATAATGGTGGCAATCGTTCCCACGGTCACGGCCAGGTTCGCCACCGTGGCACCCAGGGTGGCCAGGCCGGTGCGGAAGGAATAGGGGTAGCGCCCGCCGGAGGAACACCGCGCGTACACCGCGGTGACCACCACTCCGGTCAGGAACAGCATCGTCCCCGGGGAGGAGAGCCAGTTGAACGTAAAGGTGGTGGTGGACAGGGCGTTACCGGCCTGGTCCACCAGGTGCCCGTGCAGGCCCGGCCAGCCGAAGCTGATATCGGTTTGGGCCAGGAATTCAATGCGGCGCGGGGCGGCGGTGCCGGCAGCTCCACTCGCGCTGGCCGCGCCGCCCGCACCGGCGGTGCCCGGAACGGTGACCCGCCACAATTTGGTGACCGCGAGGACCACCACAACCAGCAGGTAGGGGAGCAAGCCCAGGAATACCCGGCTGGCGGAGATTTTTTCACGCGCGGGGGCGCTGGCGAATTCGGCCGGGGTGTGGGCCGGGTGCCAGCGGGTAAGCAGCACGGCGGTGAGCGCGAAGGATAGGAGGGAGGCGATCACAGCGATGAGTTCGTGAGAAATGAAATTCGAGGCGATGACATGCCCGGCCACCATGCCGATGCCGGCGGTGAGGGCCACCGGCCAGGTGTCTTTCACCCCGCGTTTGCCGTCCACGATAAAAACGAGGAGGAGGGGCACGCCCACGGCCACCACCGGGATAATCCGCCCGGCTACCGCGGCCACGTCCATGGGATCAGCCACCCCGCCCATGCGGGCCACCGTGGTGAGGGGAATACCCATGGCGCCCAGGGCCACGTTGATGCCGTTGCCGACCATGGTGGCCAGCGCGGCCTTGACCGGGGGCAGTCCGATGGCCAACAGCATGGCGCAGCTAATGGCAACTGGCGCGCCAAATCCGGCCAGTCCCTCAATGAGGCCGCAGAAAATAAAACCGATGAGGATGGTCTGCACTCGCATATCCCCGCGGCCCAGCGCCGCGAAAACCGCCTGGACATCCTTACTGCGCCCCGAACTCTCGGTGAGGTTGTAGAGCCACACCGCCATAATCACGATGTAGCAGATGGGGAAAAGCCCGAATGCCGCGCCTTGCAGGGCGGAAAGTCCGGCCAGGTCCGCCGGCATCCCGAAACCGGTCACGGCGATGACCAGGGCCAGACCGAGGGAGATAAGGGAACACCAGTGCGTGGCGATGGAGAACACCCCGAGGAGCACGAAGAACACCAGGAGTGGGAGTGCCGCCAGGAGGGCGGAAAGCCACAGCTGCCCGCCGACCGCGTCGGGCACGGGTGTGAACGTGGTACCGGTGAGGAGGGAGGTATTCGCGAGGAGGGTTTTATTCGTGAGGACTGCGGAAAGCTGGCTCGGCACGGCGAGCAGCGCGGGGCTACAAGGCATTCCTTCATCGTACCGGGGCGGTTCGGGCCTTTATGATGACTTTATGTCTAGCTCGGACGTGAGATTATCGGCCTCGATGCGGGCGGCCCTGGCGCAGGACGCCCGGCTCGCCCTCCCGCATCACGGGCACGGGGAGCCCGCCGCCATGCAGGCGCGTTACGAAGCCGAGCACCGCTGGTGGAATGAGGGCGGGCCGGAGGTTGCGTGGCGCGCGGATACGCTTCCGACCCGGCACGGCCCGGTCCCGGTGCGGATCTATTTGCCGCAGCGGGATGCGCGGCCCGCGGGGTGCGGTTCGCTGTCTCCCGTAGGGCCCGGTTCGCTTTCGCTCACCGAATTAGGTACGACGACGCAGCTCCCGGCGGGCGCCACCCGGCCCATCATCGTGTATATGCACGGCGGGAGTTACTGCGTGGGCAGCCCGGCTACTCATGACCGTCTCACCCGCGAGCTGGCCGCCGCTGCCGGCGTCGCGGTGGTGAGCGTGGATTACACCTTGGCGCCTGGGGCGCGCTACCCGCGCATATCCGAGGAATGCGAGGACGCGGTCATCGAGCTGGCCAGCCACTTTCCCGACTGCCCTATCGTGCTGGCAGGAGATTCCTGCGGGGCAACCCTGAGCCTGGGAACCTGGTGGCGGCTCGCGCGGCAGGCTAGCGAAGGCGGGGCCGGCGAAAGAACGACTCACGCGGATGTGCCCGGTGAGAATGCGTCCCGGATCGCGGCCCGGAAGCGGGTTACCGAGCGGATAGTCGCGCTTGTTTTGTATTACGGTGAGTACGGCCTGCCCGCTACTGCCGCGGCCAGCGCAGCCACTGCCGCTTGCGAGTCGCTGGACAAGCCCGCACGCAATACGGATGCTACGAGCGATATTGATACTGCGGATGGCAGTGATACTGCCGATGGAATGAGCCCCGCGGATCGCACCTACTACGACTCCCTTTATTTTTCTTCGCCCACCGAGCGGGCCACCGCCCCGGATACCGTGCTACTGCACACGGAGCTGCGCGGCTGCCCGCCTGTTTTCCTCGCGGTGGGGGAGTGCGATCCGCTGTTGGCCGATAGCCAGGCGCTGGCCACGCACCTCGATGCGAGCGGGGTGCGCGTACGCCTCGAGGTTATTCCCGGGGTGATGCACGCTTTTCTCCAGCGAGTGCGGCTCCTGCCCGAAGCCACCCGCGTCATCGCGGATACCGCAGTATTTCTAGCTGATGTTCTGGGCCACCCCGGCTCCAGCCACTCCGGTACCTCCTCCGGTTCCGGTTACTCCGGCGGTCGCACCCTCAGCAACCGGTAGGCAGTAGCGGCCCGCGTTTTCCTGAGCGAGCCCGTCCTTGAGGAGTGAGGTGAGGGCGGGAGCAAAACGCTCCTCAGCCAGCTTGCTTCCGCGCAGCAAGTCAGCGCGGCTGCACCCACCGCGGCGCTTGCGCAAGACCGCCATGATTTTTCCGCGAGCTTCTCGCTGAGTTCCGGTGAATTTTTGGGTGGTGCGCGGGGCGGCATTCTTTGGTTTCCCGGCAGCTAGCCAACGGCATTCGGCGCGCAGCGGGCACCCCGAACAGGCCGGTTCACGTGCGGTACACACCAGGGCACCCAGCTCCATGAGAGCCGCGTTCCAGCGTGCCGCGCCCGGGCCATCTGCGGGAACAAGCGCAGCGGCGCGCTCGCGTTCCCGAACTGTTTGATGGGCGGGCGGCAGAGCAACGCCGTCGTACACCCGAGCGAGAACCCGGCGAATATTCGTATCGAGGACGACTGAGCGTTCCTGGAAAGCGAAGGCGAGGAGGGCGTCGGCCGTATAAGCGCCGATGCCGGGCAGGGCGAGGAGTTCGTCGCGGGTGCGCGGGACGCGGCCGCCGTGCTCTTCCACCAGGGCGATAGCGCATTCGCGCAGGCGCAGGGCTCGGCGCGGGTAGCCGAGCCTGTCCCACATAATGAGCACATCGGCGGGTGCGGCTGCGGCGAGGTCGGCCGGGGTGGGCCAGCGTTCCAGCCAGGCCCGCCAGGCGGGCGCGACCCGGGCGACGGGGGTTTGTTGGCTCATCACTTCGCATACCAGAATCGCCCATGGGGAGGTGCCGGGCGCGCGCCACGGTAGTGGCCGCGCTGCGCCGTCGTACCACCTTAAAAGATTCTTGAGCATTATCTGTAGTGTGCCGGAAACGCGGGGATTATGCACGTTTTGGTACCGTGGATCCGTGAAAGAAACGGGCGGAGAGCGCCGCGCGCCACAGCGGCACACGGGTGGTGCGCCGCGGCGTGGCCGCGAGCGGCGCGAGGATCAGGCTGGGCGAACCGCGCGAGTGAGGCGCGGGGAAAGCCTGGGTGAGCGCCCGATTCGCGGGAAAGAACGCGCATCGGAACGGGGCTCGGAGCGCGCGGCGCAGGCTGCGCGGCCGCGGCGCTCGGCACAATCGGCACCTTCGGAACGCGGGCAGCGCAGTGACCGGTCGCGTAGCGGTCAGCGGCACGCAAAGCGCCAGCGATCAGACCGCGAGCAAGTCAATCGGGAGCGCAGCGCGCGGGAACGTACCAGCCGGGAGCGCACTACTCGTGAACGAGCCGGGCAGCGCTCTCCCCGCGAACGCGCAGGACAACGAACCACTCGAGAGCGCACTACCCGCGAACGCGCAGGCCAGGACCGCGCCCGCCAGCGCACTAGCAGGGAGCGCCAGGCACCTACCCGCCGGCGCCGCCCAGCACCGGCCGGCCCGCGCGCCCAGAGCCGGGTCCGGGAAAAAACCTCAATTTTCGCGCGTTTGGAACCGAAGCATTGGCTGTGGATTTTTGCCGCGCTCGCGATTGTGATTGGCGCGGTGGTGACGTTTAAGTTTGCGGCCTCGCGTTCTCAGGAGCACGCGGAAGCCCAGGCTGCGGTCCCGACCGCTTTTTATGAGCCGGTGGCCTGCACTCCGGACATGCTGCGGATGCGGGTGACGAATAACGAACGCGGTGCGGGTGCGCCGGTGTCGTTCTCGGTGGAGCTGACG encodes:
- a CDS encoding L-lactate permease; this translates as MPCSPALLAVPSQLSAVLTNKTLLANTSLLTGTTFTPVPDAVGGQLWLSALLAALPLLVFFVLLGVFSIATHWCSLISLGLALVIAVTGFGMPADLAGLSALQGAAFGLFPICYIVIMAVWLYNLTESSGRSKDVQAVFAALGRGDMRVQTILIGFIFCGLIEGLAGFGAPVAISCAMLLAIGLPPVKAALATMVGNGINVALGAMGIPLTTVARMGGVADPMDVAAVAGRIIPVVAVGVPLLLVFIVDGKRGVKDTWPVALTAGIGMVAGHVIASNFISHELIAVIASLLSFALTAVLLTRWHPAHTPAEFASAPAREKISASRVFLGLLPYLLVVVVLAVTKLWRVTVPGTAGAGGAASASGAAGTAAPRRIEFLAQTDISFGWPGLHGHLVDQAGNALSTTTFTFNWLSSPGTMLFLTGVVVTAVYARCSSGGRYPYSFRTGLATLGATVANLAVTVGTIATIMALAYVMNFSGQTQAIGAFMALAGTAFAALSAFLGWIGTAVTGSATSSAALFGNLQATAAAGAGIDPHLLLAANQLGGGLGKIVSPQNLAIAATAGRAPGSEPELLRRGAAYSLGLLALLTLVVVLAASGVLSFITA
- a CDS encoding alpha/beta hydrolase fold domain-containing protein, which codes for MSSSDVRLSASMRAALAQDARLALPHHGHGEPAAMQARYEAEHRWWNEGGPEVAWRADTLPTRHGPVPVRIYLPQRDARPAGCGSLSPVGPGSLSLTELGTTTQLPAGATRPIIVYMHGGSYCVGSPATHDRLTRELAAAAGVAVVSVDYTLAPGARYPRISEECEDAVIELASHFPDCPIVLAGDSCGATLSLGTWWRLARQASEGGAGERTTHADVPGENASRIAARKRVTERIVALVLYYGEYGLPATAAASAATAACESLDKPARNTDATSDIDTADGSDTADGMSPADRTYYDSLYFSSPTERATAPDTVLLHTELRGCPPVFLAVGECDPLLADSQALATHLDASGVRVRLEVIPGVMHAFLQRVRLLPEATRVIADTAVFLADVLGHPGSSHSGTSSGSGYSGGRTLSNR
- a CDS encoding HhH-GPD family protein: MLKNLLRWYDGAARPLPWRAPGTSPWAILVCEVMSQQTPVARVAPAWRAWLERWPTPADLAAAAPADVLIMWDRLGYPRRALRLRECAIALVEEHGGRVPRTRDELLALPGIGAYTADALLAFAFQERSVVLDTNIRRVLARVYDGVALPPAHQTVRERERAAALVPADGPGAARWNAALMELGALVCTAREPACSGCPLRAECRWLAAGKPKNAAPRTTQKFTGTQREARGKIMAVLRKRRGGCSRADLLRGSKLAEERFAPALTSLLKDGLAQENAGRYCLPVAEGATAGVTGTGGGTGVAGAGVAQNIS